From the genome of Gemmatimonadota bacterium, one region includes:
- a CDS encoding sulfurtransferase TusA family protein, whose product MLDERDIVIADEWDAGHMGCGEVIILLRMRMQKLEEGEVLKLTAYDPGAPVDLPAWCRMTGRRMVRADHPFYWIEQKPKE is encoded by the coding sequence ATGTTGGATGAACGAGATATTGTGATAGCAGATGAATGGGATGCGGGACACATGGGGTGCGGCGAGGTTATTATTTTACTCAGAATGCGGATGCAAAAGCTCGAGGAGGGCGAGGTTTTGAAGCTTACGGCGTATGATCCGGGCGCGCCTGTTGATTTGCCCGCCTGGTGTCGCATGACTGGACGGCGGATGGTTCGCGCGGATCACCCGTTTTACTGGATAGAACAGAAACCAAAAGAGTAA
- a CDS encoding phytanoyl-CoA dioxygenase family protein, translating into MRPVHSLSDSELGEHVGNLDRDGYTIIRNQIASEYLDPLRDIAQRAADDYIAAWRGGMKLSDVNIGDRYGTRKFDLNPNARACFLWGDAAIELLDHDTVHAISKPALGTYHFSDLVANTQRYNPGKQFEGIHRDFRPGLTANGKHRGLWFFFLLDGYTAENGATSVIPGTHRFKADEDPEVPDSNPNHYSNRVQVIGDPGDLLVVNAACLHCAGMNQTRKPRRTLNIRVMQPEGKFHYNAWKLVGPGRQAKASVRVKRFMQPPADLAAELRTDWAIMPSKDEVV; encoded by the coding sequence ATGCGACCGGTCCATTCCCTCAGCGATAGCGAACTGGGCGAACACGTCGGCAATCTCGACCGCGACGGCTATACCATTATACGGAACCAGATCGCATCCGAGTACCTCGATCCTTTGCGCGATATCGCCCAGCGTGCTGCCGATGACTATATTGCCGCCTGGCGTGGCGGGATGAAGCTGTCCGATGTGAATATCGGCGACAGGTACGGGACCCGAAAATTTGACCTGAATCCCAATGCCCGTGCCTGTTTTTTGTGGGGTGATGCGGCGATAGAATTGCTCGACCACGATACTGTTCACGCGATCAGCAAGCCTGCCCTGGGTACCTATCACTTCTCTGATCTTGTAGCCAATACCCAACGCTACAACCCCGGAAAGCAGTTTGAAGGCATCCATCGCGATTTTCGCCCCGGCCTTACCGCCAATGGCAAGCACAGGGGCCTGTGGTTCTTTTTTCTGCTCGACGGGTACACGGCGGAAAACGGTGCTACTTCGGTGATACCGGGTACTCATCGCTTTAAGGCTGACGAAGATCCCGAGGTGCCGGATTCCAACCCGAATCACTATAGCAACAGAGTCCAGGTTATCGGCGATCCCGGTGATTTGCTGGTGGTCAACGCGGCCTGTCTGCACTGCGCTGGCATGAACCAGACCCGGAAGCCACGCCGTACGTTGAATATCCGCGTGATGCAACCTGAAGGCAAATTTCACTACAATGCCTGGAAGCTGGTCGGACCCGGGCGACAGGCCAAAGCCAGTGTCCGGGTTAAGCGCTTCATGCAACCACCGGCTGACCTCGCTGCTGAACTGCGCACCGATTGGGCGATTATGCCGAGCAAGGATGAAGTGGTTTAG
- a CDS encoding phytanoyl-CoA dioxygenase family protein — protein MNISLTLTEQNAGELAKDKLTNAIEAIRNDGYVIIEQVVNHAILNVLKTRMDEDSAKLIEAQKWGGAGGVQGHLQQGPPPFDPYLSSDILVNPYAVQISREMLGTEFYCCFYNGNTNTPNSTFQPLHSDGVHLWGEQNSPHPATQLIINIFPQDTSDKNGSTQIWPGSHLDMRPVTDETEADRRSFSPPIQATLQKGDILIRDSRLWHRGVPNPSDHNRHMIAVVYNIGWLVRRRTLFFDKSSEKIFKASGVDANAEFIAPPFEYLFEMACKKIENDPMRGV, from the coding sequence ATGAACATCTCGCTCACATTAACAGAACAAAACGCTGGTGAACTGGCAAAAGACAAATTGACAAATGCGATAGAGGCAATACGAAACGACGGCTATGTCATCATCGAGCAGGTGGTAAATCACGCGATACTCAACGTCCTCAAAACGCGCATGGACGAAGACTCTGCAAAACTGATTGAAGCCCAAAAATGGGGTGGCGCAGGTGGCGTACAGGGTCATTTACAACAAGGACCCCCACCATTTGATCCATACCTATCCTCAGACATCCTCGTCAATCCCTATGCCGTTCAGATCTCACGAGAAATGCTGGGAACAGAATTTTACTGTTGCTTTTACAACGGCAACACCAATACGCCAAACAGCACCTTTCAACCCCTTCATTCTGACGGCGTTCACCTCTGGGGTGAGCAAAACAGCCCCCATCCAGCAACCCAGCTCATCATCAACATCTTTCCCCAGGACACATCTGACAAAAACGGATCGACACAAATCTGGCCAGGCTCGCACCTCGACATGCGCCCCGTAACAGACGAAACAGAAGCCGATCGTCGATCCTTTTCACCACCCATTCAGGCCACCTTGCAAAAAGGCGACATCCTGATCCGCGATTCGCGTCTCTGGCATCGCGGCGTACCAAATCCATCCGACCACAACCGCCACATGATCGCAGTTGTTTACAACATCGGCTGGCTGGTCAGACGGCGAACACTCTTCTTCGATAAAAGCAGTGAAAAAATATTCAAAGCAAGCGGCGTCGATGCCAATGCCGAATTCATCGCCCCCCCGTTCGAATACCTGTTTGAAATGGCGTGCAAAAAAATAGAAAACGACCCCATGCGCGGCGTCTAA
- a CDS encoding sulfatase-like hydrolase/transferase produces MARPNIVLIMADDMGFECLSCYGSTTYETPVLDDLASRGIRFSHCYSTPLCTPSRVEIMTGQYNFRNYDRFAYLNPKEKTFGNLLQDAGYATCVAGKWQLSKDNKMPAHFGFDEHCLWNMTPLPEDPARVAKGRYANPQIERNGEWLPDDYIEDRYGPDICCDYLLDFIERHRDVPFFAYYPMILVHAPFVPTPDSPEWRDRTRRDERDTRYFADMVAYADKLVGRIVERLDALDLLENTLVMFTSDNGTHRTITSQLEGGVDIVGGKGTMPDAGTHVPFIAFWQGVAPEGVVLDDLVDFSDFLPTLMDLADAPIPEGMPCDGRSFLPQLRGERGDPRDWIFCHYNPRFGFGQDHAGQFAREHRFKIYHDGRFYDVPADRLEEHDIVLGLGDADSEAARERLQKVLDLMPEFIDDYVPGR; encoded by the coding sequence ATGGCAAGACCGAATATTGTGCTGATTATGGCAGATGACATGGGGTTTGAGTGTTTGAGTTGTTATGGGAGTACGACGTATGAGACGCCGGTGTTGGATGATCTGGCATCGCGGGGGATTCGCTTTTCGCATTGTTATTCTACGCCGCTGTGTACGCCTTCTCGCGTAGAGATTATGACGGGGCAGTACAATTTTCGGAATTACGACAGGTTCGCCTATTTGAATCCGAAAGAAAAGACGTTTGGCAATTTGTTACAGGATGCGGGGTATGCGACATGTGTTGCGGGCAAGTGGCAGTTGAGCAAGGATAATAAGATGCCGGCGCATTTTGGGTTTGACGAGCATTGTTTGTGGAATATGACGCCGCTTCCAGAAGACCCTGCACGCGTTGCCAAGGGGCGATATGCAAATCCGCAAATTGAACGCAATGGGGAATGGTTGCCGGACGATTATATCGAAGATCGGTATGGTCCCGATATTTGTTGTGATTATTTGCTGGATTTTATTGAGCGTCATCGGGATGTGCCTTTTTTTGCTTATTATCCGATGATTCTGGTTCACGCGCCTTTTGTTCCCACGCCCGATAGCCCGGAGTGGCGGGATAGAACTCGCAGGGATGAGAGGGATACGCGCTATTTTGCCGATATGGTGGCGTATGCGGATAAGCTGGTGGGGCGGATTGTGGAGAGGCTCGATGCGCTCGATTTGCTCGAAAATACGCTGGTGATGTTTACGAGTGATAATGGTACACATCGCACGATTACGTCCCAGCTTGAGGGCGGTGTTGATATTGTGGGCGGTAAGGGTACTATGCCCGATGCGGGCACGCATGTGCCTTTTATTGCTTTTTGGCAGGGTGTGGCACCAGAGGGCGTGGTATTAGATGATCTGGTGGATTTTAGCGATTTTTTGCCTACGCTGATGGATTTGGCCGATGCGCCCATTCCTGAGGGAATGCCGTGCGATGGGCGCAGTTTTTTGCCTCAGTTGCGGGGCGAACGGGGCGATCCGAGAGATTGGATTTTTTGTCATTACAACCCGCGTTTTGGTTTTGGTCAGGATCACGCGGGTCAGTTTGCGCGGGAACATCGGTTTAAAATTTATCACGATGGACGGTTTTACGATGTGCCAGCGGATCGGCTGGAAGAACACGATATTGTTTTGGGGCTGGGCGATGCCGATTCTGAAGCGGCGCGTGAGCGCTTGCAGAAGGTGCTGGATTTGATGCCGGAGTTCATTGATGATTATGTTCCGGGGAGATGA
- a CDS encoding sulfatase: MSDPRPNILYIMSDDHTVNAISCYNGWLNEVVDTPNIDRIAREGMRFDNCICNNALCSPSRASIITGQYSHKNGVLRLNQPLSDDHPNFVRQLQASGYQTGIAGKWHLGSDPDGFDYWEVLPGQGAYFDPSFTRNGEPTQYEGYATDIITDLSLNWLKARDPDKPFLMLCHHKAPHGLWEYAPRHADLFTDGDLPEPSNLYKPFDKVSSALENHHRTMLSQAERMDEGVRGRAWPTGRLDTTGMNTTEKIHAAYQKYVKDYLRCIVAIDEGVGRLLDYLDEEGLTENTIVVYTSDQGMFLGEHSYFDKRLILEESLLMPYVMRYPGAIAPGSVNEDIVVNVDFGATYLDFAGLQPDAEVQGRSFRALCEGETPEDWRQSAFYAYWDGPTKHYGVRTQDYTLAVHRTGERDLFDLEKDPLEMTSVYGDPAYADVQAEVEADLARLIEEIDISAEELPQE; encoded by the coding sequence ATGTCTGATCCACGTCCCAATATTCTCTACATTATGTCTGATGATCACACCGTGAATGCCATTAGTTGTTATAACGGATGGCTGAATGAGGTGGTGGATACACCGAATATTGACCGCATAGCTCGTGAGGGGATGCGGTTTGACAATTGTATTTGCAACAATGCGCTGTGTTCGCCGAGCAGGGCGAGTATTATTACGGGGCAATACAGCCATAAGAATGGGGTGTTGCGGTTGAATCAACCGCTGAGTGACGATCACCCCAATTTCGTGCGGCAGTTGCAGGCTTCCGGATATCAAACGGGTATTGCGGGTAAGTGGCATTTGGGGTCTGATCCGGATGGGTTTGATTATTGGGAGGTGTTGCCTGGGCAGGGTGCTTATTTTGATCCGTCGTTTACGCGCAATGGCGAGCCAACGCAGTACGAGGGATATGCGACGGATATTATTACGGATTTGTCGCTCAACTGGTTGAAGGCGCGCGATCCGGATAAGCCTTTTTTAATGCTGTGCCATCACAAAGCGCCCCATGGTTTGTGGGAGTACGCGCCCCGTCATGCGGATTTGTTCACGGATGGGGATTTGCCCGAGCCGTCGAATTTGTATAAGCCGTTTGACAAGGTGTCCAGCGCGTTGGAGAATCACCACCGCACGATGCTCTCGCAGGCCGAGCGGATGGATGAGGGCGTTCGAGGAAGAGCGTGGCCCACCGGACGGTTGGATACGACGGGGATGAATACGACGGAGAAGATTCACGCGGCTTATCAGAAGTATGTGAAGGATTATTTGCGGTGTATTGTGGCGATTGATGAGGGTGTGGGGCGGTTGCTGGATTATCTGGATGAGGAGGGGTTGACGGAGAATACGATTGTGGTATATACTTCTGACCAGGGTATGTTTTTGGGCGAGCATTCGTATTTTGATAAGCGGTTGATTTTGGAGGAGTCACTGCTCATGCCTTATGTGATGCGGTATCCAGGGGCGATTGCACCGGGTTCGGTGAATGAGGATATTGTGGTGAATGTGGATTTTGGTGCGACGTATCTCGATTTTGCAGGGTTGCAACCCGATGCAGAGGTGCAGGGCAGAAGTTTTCGCGCGCTGTGCGAAGGGGAGACGCCAGAAGATTGGCGGCAGTCGGCTTTTTATGCGTATTGGGATGGGCCGACGAAGCACTATGGCGTGCGTACGCAAGACTATACGCTCGCAGTACATCGAACCGGCGAGCGCGATTTGTTCGATTTGGAGAAGGATCCTCTGGAGATGACGAGTGTGTACGGCGATCCGGCGTATGCCGATGTGCAGGCAGAAGTAGAAGCAGATCTGGCGCGGTTGATCGAGGAGATCGATATCAGTGCGGAAGAATTGCCTCAGGAGTGA